CCCGCGGTCCGGCTGACCGGTGGTCTCCTAAAATGATCCTTTGCCATCTTAGCGGTCCTGAGGGCATCGGCCTGGTGCCGGCCATTCAGGCCATCTTGCAGCAGGATACCCCTCGAATCGACATCGAGGCGGCCAATCCCTATTTTACGGAGCAGCGCTCCCGCAAGAGCCTGGCGGAACTCCTGGCCGAATTTAAAGGGGAATACGGCCGGATGGCGGAACTGGTCGCTCAGTTATCCGATGAGCAGCTTGCCCGCAAGGCCCATATCCCCTTGTTTAAGGATTTGCCCATGGGTGAATATCCGACCCTGTCTATGTTTGTAAGTGCCCTGGCCGAGTATCACATGGACGATCATATCAATCACATGCGGGAGATTCTCCAGGCCCTTGGTGTGACGAGGCCTTAAAAAATAAGAGAACTCGGAGTATACCTGGACTCTGGTGTGGCAATTATCACTTTAAGCACCGATTTTGGTCTGCAGGACCCTTATGTGGGGATCATGAAAGGGGTGATTTTAGGGATTAATCCCAGGGTCCCTTTAGTCGATCTCACCCACGCTTTATCCCACCATGATCTTTTGGGGGCGGCCTTTGTTTTACAGTCCACATATTCCTATTTCCCAAAAGGGACGATTCATCTGGCGGTAGTCGATCCCGGCGTAGGGGGAGAACGGCGGCTGATCGGCATTCAGACCGATGATTCTATCTGGGTCGGGCCGGATAACGGGTTGTTTACTCTGATAGTAAAGGATTTTCCGGAGGTCAACCCCATCCATTTAACTAATTCGGCCTTTTTCCTGAAGGAGGTTTCTTCCACCTTTCACGGACGGGACCTATTGGCCCCTGTAGCCGCACACCTGAGTTTAGGTGTCCCCCTGGGGGAGATGGGGCCGATCATTTCTGATCCGGTTTTACTTTCTGTTCCCGAACCCGAAATCCAAAATAATGCCCTTATCGGCCTGGTTCTTTGGGTGGATCATTTCGGGAATTTGATCACTAATATCAATCAAAAAAAGCTGCTCCCTTTTTTGTCCGGCTTTTCCTTACGTATTGAGATAGGATCACAGACCATAACCGGACTTTCTCAAACCTATTCCCAGGGCCGCCCCGGCCAGTTAATGGCCTTGATCGGAAGCAGCGGTTATTTGGAAATCGCCGCCAATTTAGGCAGCGCTGCAGAAAAAGTGGGCTTTCGATCAGGGATGGAATTTAAGGTAATGGTGGTAGCCGCCTGAAGAAGCGGTTAATCTTTTCTGTGAAATAAATTTAAAAAGAGCTCTTATTCACCGCAAAGACGCGAAGAACGCAGAGAGAAACATCTTTGTTCAATCCCGTGAGAGGCGGGATTGAACAAAACATCCCTGGCCTCCGACCAAATAATTATGCGGTCGACTTCGTCGACCTTAAACAAAGGCTTCCGTTTGGAAGCCGGCCGAAGGAATTCCGGCCCGGAGGGGGCCTATTCCTGGAGGGTTGTGAAAGCTTTTTCCTTTCTGTCCTCTCAACAGAAAGGAAAAAAATTCTTCCCCCTTTGCGTTCTTTGCGGCTTTGCGGTGAAAATAGTTTTTCAAAAAGCTAAACTGATACCCAAAAAGAGGAAAGCATGGAAAAGGCAATGAAGAAATATTATGTGCCGGAAAGCACCCAAGGCACCGGGAAAATCAATCTGGTCTTAATCGCTTCCGGCTCCGGCACGGATGCCAACTCCATTATGGAAGCCTGGGAAGCAGGATGTATCCCGGAGATAAATCCGCCCGTGCTGATCAGCACCAAAAAAGGGGCCGGCTGCCTGGAAAAAGCCGAGAGCCATGGTTTACGCGGTTATGTGGTCGATTATAAGGAAAGTGGTAGCTTGGACCATTTCAATGATGAACTCAACAAAATGTTGCGAATGGTCTTTGCCGATTTAATTTTTCTGGTTGGCTGTATCCATAAGGTCTACCCCATCGAGGGAATGGATATTTATAATATCCATCCGGCCGATCCGGCCAAACATGGCGGGGACAAGATGTATGGTCTGGCCGTGCATCAACATGTCTTAGAGGAAATCAAAGACCAAATTGACCGGGGCAAGAAAAAAATATCTGATCCTTTTTATACCTATCCGACGGTCCATGAAGCCAATAAGGATTATGACGGCGGGGATATGCTGTTACGACAAGCGGTTTTGATACCTTATCCCATCGTAAAAGGTTTTTGCGAGGGGATAAAAGACCCTCAAAAGGTGGCGAAAGATCTCCAGGCAGTTGTTTTGCCTTATGAATGGCTGATGCTGCCGGCAGCGGTCAGAATGGCTTCCAGGCGGATTTTGGAAAGGAGATAACACCTTAGGTGTTTGAAAAGAGGGGTCTTGTTCACCGCAAAGCCGCAAAGGACGTAGAGAAATTCTTTTTTCCCACCCTCAGGACCTTGGCTCCCCGGATCTTTCTTTCCTTTCTAAATTTTTCAAGATCTCGACCACCGGTTTCCAGGCCGGAGTGGTATCTATGGCCGCGTGCAGTTTTTCCGGGGAGGCCTCTTCGATCCCGCCGGCCCAAACCGCTCCCAATTCCAGGGCAAATTTTTTCTCCTGATCGCTCCGGGCAAAAACAAAGATCCGGCTGGCCGGATATTGGTAGCGGGCCATCTTAAGCACTAAGTGGGCCGAAGCCCCGAAACCCACGAGTCCCAAATTTTGTCCGTCCTTAAGCCCGGTCAATCGTAACGACCGATAGCCGATGGCTCCGGCACATAACAGGGGAGCCGCTTCGGCATCGGAAAACACCTCCGGAATTTTATAGGCAAATGGTTCGGGAACAACGGTGTATTCGGCATAACCGCCCGGGGCATCCCGGCCGGTGGCCTGAAATCGATCACATAAATTTTCATCCCCTCGCAAACAAAAGGCACAGTTTCCGCAAGCTGAAAAAATCCAGGCCAGGCCTACCCGGTCCCCGACGGCGAATCTTTTTGCCCCGGCCCCCAACTTTTCCACCCGGCCCACCACCTGATGGCCCAGGACGACCGGAAATCCCGGCGGCGGGGTCCGGCCTTCAATCTCATCCAGTTCCGTATGACAGACGCCGCAGACGGAAACCTTGACCCGGATTTCATTTGCCTTGGGTTCGGGCGTGGGGAGATCCACCAGTTCCAGAGGGGTTCTATTGGTCTCCAGATTGCAGAGACGATGTAAGACCATGGCTTTCATTATTGAGCATCCTCAAGGAAGTTCAAAAAATTTAAGGGACTTCATCAACACCTCCGGGTTCATGGAAGGGGGAAGGAGGGATTTGGGGAAACTACCGCGCGCGCTATGCCTCTAAAATAGCTCGAGGAGTCGGGCATGTCAATAAGGATATAGATTTTTTTGCAATTATTTTTTAACTGGTGATATAATATTTTAAAGGAGGTCAAAATAAAGATCCCCGGGGAGGTGCTTAGAACTATTACAGCCGGAGAAATAATAGTGGATTTACTTTTAGACAAGGCCCTTAATAAGAGGGAGTTGATCAAAACGGGGAGGTCAAATTGATAAAACCGGCCCTGGCCTTTATAAAGAAAAATATCGCTCTTTCTTCCCAAATCGGAGAAATCTATCGGGAGGATCGTTGGGAATATCCCCTGGAAGCCATACGGGAAGCCTTGATCAATGCCATTATTCACAGAGATTATTCTATCCTGGGTAGTGATATAAAATTGGCCATTTTTGATGATATGTTAGAGATAACCAGCCCGGGCCCTTTGCCGGATACCCTCCCGGTAGAAGAATTGGGCACTGGCCGGTCGGAAATACGAAATCGTATCCTGGCTCCTATATTCAAGGATTTGAAATTGATCGAGTCCTGGGGAACAGGAATAAAAAAGATGCAAGATGGAGTAGCGAACTATCCGGATATTGAGCTTGTTTTGCAGGAGACCGGACATGCTTTTCAAGTCCAATTTAAACAAAAGAAAAAGGCTGATCAACAAGTACCGAACAAGTACCGGACAAGTACCGGACAAGTTAAAACTGCTCCGTTTTTGCCTGTCGGAACGATCGATAAAAGAAATGATGGCCTTTCTGGGACTTAAGCATCGGGAAAATTTTTTAAAAAATTTCGTTAATCCGTATCTTAAAGATAATCTCCTGGTCATGACTATCCCGGATAAACCAAGAAGCCCTAAACAAAAATATAGTATAACCGACAAGGGGATTAAAGAGATTGAATAGGTTTGACTATGAATTAATAAAATGATGCCCGTCAGAGATTGTCTATCAAAGGATTGCCACCGTTAAATAGCTGATGCCCATGGAATGTTGCGTATCATTGATGATTCCGGTGAGGATTATTTATACCCCGTTGCACTTTTTGAGCCCGTGGATATTCCGGATAAGGCGGCCGAGCGCTTACACAATGTTTATGCCTCTAATAAATAGCCAAGGACAACGAAGATATCCTCCATGGTTGGAGCAAGTTTGAAACTTGCTCCTTGAAAGATATTATAAATGGAACTAGCACCAATCAGGGAAGCAAAAAGACGTCGGGAGCAGTTGCTGGGCCAGCTTAGTAAGGTTATCCCTTCTTTGAAGGAACGGGGTGTTGAGAAAATCACCGTTTATGGTTCTATTCTTAACGAAGACCGCTTCCAATGGATTTCGGACATTGATCTTGCCTTATCAGGAAAGCAGTTTTCTTTCAGGGAACAATTGCAGATTAT
The sequence above is a segment of the Deltaproteobacteria bacterium genome. Coding sequences within it:
- a CDS encoding DinB family protein, producing the protein MASSEGARLAQTIRQKVEEMGRLCEGLDEATASRGPADRWSPKMILCHLSGPEGIGLVPAIQAILQQDTPRIDIEAANPYFTEQRSRKSLAELLAEFKGEYGRMAELVAQLSDEQLARKAHIPLFKDLPMGEYPTLSMFVSALAEYHMDDHINHMREILQALGVTRP
- a CDS encoding SAM-dependent chlorinase/fluorinase, which gives rise to MITLSTDFGLQDPYVGIMKGVILGINPRVPLVDLTHALSHHDLLGAAFVLQSTYSYFPKGTIHLAVVDPGVGGERRLIGIQTDDSIWVGPDNGLFTLIVKDFPEVNPIHLTNSAFFLKEVSSTFHGRDLLAPVAAHLSLGVPLGEMGPIISDPVLLSVPEPEIQNNALIGLVLWVDHFGNLITNINQKKLLPFLSGFSLRIEIGSQTITGLSQTYSQGRPGQLMALIGSSGYLEIAANLGSAAEKVGFRSGMEFKVMVVAA
- a CDS encoding alcohol dehydrogenase catalytic domain-containing protein; its protein translation is MKAMVLHRLCNLETNRTPLELVDLPTPEPKANEIRVKVSVCGVCHTELDEIEGRTPPPGFPVVLGHQVVGRVEKLGAGAKRFAVGDRVGLAWIFSACGNCAFCLRGDENLCDRFQATGRDAPGGYAEYTVVPEPFAYKIPEVFSDAEAAPLLCAGAIGYRSLRLTGLKDGQNLGLVGFGASAHLVLKMARYQYPASRIFVFARSDQEKKFALELGAVWAGGIEEASPEKLHAAIDTTPAWKPVVEILKNLERKERSGEPRS
- a CDS encoding nucleotidyltransferase domain-containing protein; its protein translation is MELAPIREAKRRREQLLGQLSKVIPSLKERGVEKITVYGSILNEDRFQWISDIDLALSGKQFSFREQLQIISLLSEIFGDDGFDAVFLTGEEFIPRQEILDAISREGVDAEQFLKGS